A window of the Vanessa cardui chromosome 27, ilVanCard2.1, whole genome shotgun sequence genome harbors these coding sequences:
- the LOC124541013 gene encoding uncharacterized protein LOC124541013 isoform X1 — MRRKKKLRYKSEDVAKLEKLATVFSKYEVLFNPSKNKPKSHQIKLAQIEAYKELARELNLPDISTLKVQIKNLKSFSYRKMRRIVSRTVNRGLHGLRDALRFVPEWLQKLVEPWKLLEKALKAESESGFRSGSAVRRVEQLVWELLRCAEREAARGRCALTARSSLRAFAHAARLDLDQIHAIWTRYYDQAVHKLMASIDVGDCSERLGTLKRFSLQDWRVIDAGLLYDMRLRVVQEQSFNNALTLYPMIQLFKLMIAAKRKIDQINAAKLKSNESHTGRQEGKSGARTETKESTTVNNNKEKNGTQTHGNDSEHIVSTSQPRLASEITEEELSIPKGKADKKTRNEYETAEIWALVHSNYTNCGRAASAVLLQKRWYEMKQQTRALLCGATPVPLLLAMAKRFPFILTETLPSWKELVRTDQVFLDCDLEPYKMELLNIELEIPDIDENVLLDDINDWSDDEVEIINEKREVITVFDSDDEQTNTTNRKTNMADLPRDNNFIKIEESDSSIKELERLDPTSAKVKIIFEDDSDSDVNEYLNNSEGINNKIFAFNSAENLRDLNSGVNKIAQFSKETENSSNNSRTKDASSSSESKSLGIDRYNISSHNKTKTVKDEKLNYLHNTIPTGELNTASHKDKVTTKTLNNALHKDIIKTESNERLDDTNLQLDGENNDAIMKNERAFDSHLLIADISHTYVEDTSRNHETHSNAKELEDDESESLDGSVKCEISDDIDSTFVDEKLVKLAHVVLTPLEDLEAWRKFSKSDTINCRRFSVRNFAKLVNVTSKQLAKCRPYITPYFASGNGISSIKVLELNQMPKTLKHKRRYLTKHLKLSRTYFSLEFWNERNVGLLESCRPVVVKLERMARVVKKVELSNIDEVRRINRTILTAQVAPITIGSNRTIVIDSTKLQAPAPETVQPSNISIDNQKSNDVTTKVIPAYYVNLSSEAEVKEMIKNIVRKGGLAKLPDPVTVVPATDDTDFREKQRSLDRDIREMSLRLAKQRETKAKSQKEMKQPLLNTELKLDPNINCSQEWQRQKSQNLIYFDLRPKAYETDREIQNQTNTKTNVKKKRKKPKTPKENTEVEKEASVIQSENVNDTIKLKSVNVETVSDVINVTKHLESTDSEVTRVSSRKSSESDSEINRLVINLDTTDQDLKRKSLEPPSDVPCKIAKIESNVDTKTNTTNIASDCVIDLCDDSNDKEDSNTIANDPDGLKLLDRETQNTESVSQIKIKIVQNTIEINGDCESTVPEDKNGEILKFLSKVAARIQESNKTAASTPTPLTNNSTVYYVVKSVDKDQQANESPDITPNKITEAICKRTTNMQPLNVNTDVPNDTNVSITEKSSSAYYVVKLPDVQRTSVIPESLSPPMPIIQSVSSLKPKRTKKSRLQPNLRTQLQNFGYDNMYEKQLSSTSVPMRRNNSVPMPITSVTALPRQNDAKIESALWSNTCHPALTACQQIYPVTVTSGNSRSETGNGGIEDRIQMIPIWNIPETNFMPKIAPTLSINTQAKDLISVKKEMKTYQRKRVCASKCADETLNNEECVVKKEFPIDIVENGVALPPNDNATPENSLRPSYVINRKFYENKSHFDYIVTLNRSTNHTNLEQYDQHTEPMLTIIREQRRKTASERVRAFRERQRALKAIADRNIKIKIPKTSTERSREFRARQKAKQSVDGTANETSTDDSVNEAREETLGGENILKPLSINRDEMVNNSSSESEDVKTEVTD; from the exons atgagaagaaaaaaaaaattaagatataaatcAGAGGACGTAGCTAAGCTAGAAAAGCTAGCAACAGTGTTTTCTAAATATGAAGTACTGTTCAATCCCTCGAAAAATAAGCCAAAAAGTCATCAAATCAAg CTCGCTCAAATAGAAGCATACAAGGAATTGGCCCGAGAACTTAATTTACCAGATATTAGTACATTGAAAGTGCAAATAAAAAACTTGAAGAGTTTCAGCTACCGTAAG ATGCGTCGCATTGTAAGCCGAACGGTGAACCGAGGGTTACACGGACTTCGCGACGCGTTGAGGTTTGTGCCGGAGTGGCTCCAGAAACTCGTCGAACCCTGGAAGTTGTTAGAAAAGGCTTTGAAG GCCGAGTCGGAGAGCGGCTTCCGCAGCGGCAGCGCGGTGCGGCGCGTGGAGCAGCTAGTGTGGGAGCTGCTGCGCTGCGCAGAGCGCGAGGCGGCGCGCGGCCGCTGCGCGCTCACGGCGCGCTCGTCGCTGCGGGCCTTCGCGCACGCCGCGCGCCTCGACCTCGACCAGATACACGCCATCTG GACCCGTTACTACGACCAAGCTGTTCACAAATTAATGGCCTCGATTGATGTAGGTGACTGCTCGGAAAGGCTCGGTACGCTTAAACGTTTCTCGTTGCAAGACTGGCGCGTTATAGACGCCGGCCTACTCTATGACATGCGCCTGCGCGTAGTGCAAGAG caAAGTTTTAACAACGCTTTGACCTTGTACCCCATGATCCAACTCTTCAAACTAATGATTGCGGCTAAAAGAAAAATTGACCAAATAAATGCAGCTAAGCTTAAATCAAATGAGTCCCACACTGGGCGCCAAGAAGGGAAAAGTGGCGCCCGAACTGAGACTAAAGAGTCTActactgttaataataataaggaaaaGAATGGTACACAAACCCATGGAAACGATTCCGAGCATATTGTATCTACGTCCCAACCACGGCTTGCAAGTGAGATTACTGAAGAAGAATTATCAATACCTAAAGGAAAAGCAGACAAAAAAACTCGCAATGAGTACGAAACCGCGGAGATATGGGCACTCGTGCACTCGAATTACACGAATTg CGGTCGGGCGGCGTCAGCGGTGCTGCTACAGAAGCGTTGGTACGAGATGAAGCAGCAGACTCGCGCGCTGCTGTGCGGGGCCACGCCGGTGCCGCTGCTGCTGGCCATGGCCAAGAG gttTCCGTTCATCCTGACAGAGACGTTACCGTCTTGGAAGGAGCTCGTGAGGACTGATCAAGTGTTCTTGGACTGTGACTTAGAACCTTATAAAATG gaactattaaatatagaattggAGATACCTGATATTG ATGAAAATGTTTTACTCGATGATATTAACGATTGGAGTGATGATGAAGtcgaaattattaatgaaaaacgaGAAGTTATAACCGTGTTTGATTCTGACGACGAACAGACGAACACGAcaaatagaaaaacaaatatgGCTGACTTGCCAAGggataataatttcattaaaatagaaGAAAGTGACAGTAGTATTAAAGAATTAGAAAGATTAGATCCAACGAGTgctaaagttaaaataatattcgaagATGACTCAGATTCTGATGTCAATGAATATCTTAATAATTCCGAAGGtatcaacaataaaatatttgcttttaacAGTGCTGAAAATCTCAGGGATCTCAATAGTGGCGTAAATAAAATAGCTCAATTTAGTAAGGAAACTGAAAATAGTTCAAATAATTCAAGAACCAAAGACGCGAGCTCTTCAAGTGAATCTAAGAGCTTAGGTATCGatagatataatattagtagccATAATAAAACTAAGACTGTAAAAGatgaaaaactaaattatttacataatacaattcCAACGGGTGAACTTAACACTGCCTCACACAAAGACAAAGTCACCACCAAAACTCTTAACAATGCATTACACAAAGATATCATCAAAACGGAATCTAATGAACGGTTAGATGACACTAATCTACAATTAGATGGTGAAAATAATGACGCAATCATGAAAAACGAGAGAGCTTTCGATAGTCATCTATTAATTGCTGATATATCGCACACTTATGTTGAAGACACAAGCCGTAATCACGAAACTCACTCGAATGCTAAAGAACTCGAAGACGATGAGAGTGAGTCTCTAGATGGTTCCGTGAAATGTGAGATTAGTGATGATATTGACTCCACATTCGTTG ACGAGAAGCTTGTAAAATTAGCACACGTGGTATTGACGCCGCTCGAAGATCTCGAAGCTTGGAGAAAATTTTCGAAGTCAGATACAATAAACTGCAGACGGTTCAGTGTCAGAAACTTCGCCAAACTCGTAAATGTAACATCAAAGCAGTTGGCGAAATGCCGGCCTTATATTACTcc atatttcGCCTCCGGAAACGGTATCTCGAGCATAAAGGTCTTGGAATTGAATCAAATGCCGAAAACTTTGAAACATAAAAGAAGATATTTAACCAAACACCTGAAGTTGTCTCGGACATATTTCTCGCTGGAATTCTGGAATGAGAGAAATGTTGGATTGCTCGAATCCTGTAGGCCCGTGGTCGTCAAATTGGAAAGGATGGCGAGGGTCGTGAAGAAGGTCGAATTGAGTAATATTGATGAAGTTCGGCGAATCAATAGGACGATTTTGACGGCTCAAGTCGCTCCAATAACGATCGGCAGTAATCGCACAATT gtAATCGATTCTACTAAACTCCAAGCACCGGCACCAGAAACGGTTCAGCCCTCGAATATTTCTATCG ATAATCAAAAATCCAATGACGTAACAACTAAAGTTATTCCAGCATACTATGTGAATCTATCCAGCGAAGCTGAAGTGAAGGAAATGATTAAGAATATTGTg AGGAAAGGCGGGTTGGCTAAATTACCAGATCCAGTTACAGTTGTGCCCGCTACGGACGACACAGACTTTCGAGAAAAACAGAGATCGCTGGACCGAGACATTCGAGAAATGAGCTTGAGGCTGGCGAAG CAACGCGAAACAAAAGCAAAGAGCCAAAAGGAGATGAAACAACCGCTATTAAACACAGAACTCAAGCTCGATCCGAACATAAACTGTTCTCAGGAATGGCAGCGGCAGAAGTCACAAAATCTAATATATTTCGACTTAAGACCCAAAGCTTACGAAACAGATCGAGAAATTCAAAACCAAACAAATACTAAAACTAATGTTAAGAAAAAGCGTAAAAAACCCAAGACACCTAAAGAAAATACAGAAGTTGAAAAAGAAGCAAGTGTGATTCAAAGTGAAAACGTAAATGacacaataaaactaaaaagtGTAAATGTTGAAACTGTGAGTGACGTAATCAATGTTACTAAACATTTAGAAAGTACTGATTCGGAAGTCACGCGTGTGAGTTCTCGTAAATCGTCCGAAAGTGACAGTGAAATCAATAGACTTGTGATTAATTTAGATACAACAGATCAAGATTTAAAAAGGAAATCTCTAGAGCCACCATCAGATGTTCCGTGTAAAATTGCAAAAATCGAATCTAATGTTGATACAAAAACCAATACAACAAATATCGCATCAGATTGCGTGATTGATCTTTGCGATGATAGCAATGATAAAGAAGACAGCAATACAATAGCGAATGATCCCGATGGCTTGAAATTACTAGATAGAGAAACACAAAACACAGAAAGTGTatcgcaaataaaaataaaaatagttcaaaATACAATTGAAATTAATGGCGACTGCGAAAGCACAGTACCAGAAGACAAGAACGGTGAAATACTAAAATTTCTATCGAAAGTCGCCGCGAGGATACAAGAGAGTAACAAAACAGCTGCCTCTACCCCGACTCCACTCACAAATAACTCCACCGTGTATTACGTTGTGAAATCCGTCGATAAAGATCAACAAGCAAATGAATCACCTGATATTACACCAAATAAAATCACAGAAGCAATCTGTAAGAGAACGACAAACATGCAACCATTGAACGTAAACACAGACGTGCCCAATGATACGAATGTGTCAATCACTGAAAAATCGTCCTCGGCATACTATGTAGTAAAATTACCGGATGTTCAGAGGACTTCTGTCATACCGGAGTCCCTGAGCCCCCCGATGCCAATAATACAGAGCGTTTCCTCTCTAAAACCTAAACGAACCAAAAAATCTAGATTACAACCCAATTTGCGGACGCAACTTCAAAATTTTGGATACGACAATATGTATGAAAAGCAATTGTCAAGTACTTCAGTGCCGATGCGAAGAAACAACTCAGTTCCAATGCCAATAACGTCCGTAACGGCTTTGCCGAGGCAGAACGATGCGAAAATAGAATCTGCTCTGTGGTCGAACACGTGTCATCCGGCTTTAACGGCCTGCCAGCAAATCTACCCGGTCACCGTGACCAGTGGGAATTCTAGAAGCGAGACTGGGAACGGAGGAATCGAAGATCGTATTCAAATGATACCAATCTGGAACATTCCTGAGACga ATTTTATGCCCAAGATAGCGCCAACGCTATCCATCAACACTCAAGCAAAAGATTTGATCTCTGTAAAGAAAGAAATGAAGACATATCAGCGCAAACGAGTGTGTGCAAGTAAATGTGCGGACGAAACTCTCAATAACGAAGAATGTGTCGTTAAGAAAGAATTTCCAATCGACATCGTTGAGAATGGAGTCGCTTTACCTCCAAATGATAATGCTACACCAGAAAATTCTCTTAGACCAAGTTATGTAATCAACCGAAAATTTTATGAGAATAAGTCACATTTCGATTATATTGTAACACTAAACCGATCGacgaatcatacaaatttaGAACAGTATGATCAACATACAGAACCAATGCTGACTATAATTAGGGAGCAAAGACGTAAAACCGCCTCGGAGCGTGTAAGAGCATTTAGAGAGCGTCAAAGAGCCTTAAAAGCAATAGCAGATcgcaacataaaaataaaaattccgaAAACGTCAACGGAACGCAGTAGAGAGTTTCGGGCGCGTCAAAAAGCTAAGCAATCCGTCGATGGAACCGCAAATGAAACCTCAACCGATGATTCTGTTAACGAAGCTCGTGAAGAAACACTTGGGggtgaaaatattttgaaacccTTAAGTATAAATCGTGATGAAATGGTAAATAATAGTTCATCCGAATCAGAAGATGTGAAAACTGAAGTCACTGATTAG
- the LOC124541013 gene encoding uncharacterized protein LOC124541013 isoform X2, which translates to MRRKKKLRYKSEDVAKLEKLATVFSKYEVLFNPSKNKPKSHQIKLAQIEAYKELARELNLPDISTLKVQIKNLKSFSYRKMRRIVSRTVNRGLHGLRDALRFVPEWLQKLVEPWKLLEKALKAESESGFRSGSAVRRVEQLVWELLRCAEREAARGRCALTARSSLRAFAHAARLDLDQIHAIWTRYYDQAVHKLMASIDVGDCSERLGTLKRFSLQDWRVIDAGLLYDMRLRVVQEQSFNNALTLYPMIQLFKLMIAAKRKIDQINAAKLKSNESHTGRQEGKSGARTETKESTTVNNNKEKNGTQTHGNDSEHIVSTSQPRLASEITEEELSIPKGKADKKTRNEYETAEIWALVHSNYTNCGRAASAVLLQKRWYEMKQQTRALLCGATPVPLLLAMAKRFPFILTETLPSWKELVRTDQVFLDCDLEPYKMELLNIELEIPDIDENVLLDDINDWSDDEVEIINEKREVITVFDSDDEQTNTTNRKTNMADLPRDNNFIKIEESDSSIKELERLDPTSAKVKIIFEDDSDSDVNEYLNNSEGINNKIFAFNSAENLRDLNSGVNKIAQFSKETENSSNNSRTKDASSSSESKSLGIDRYNISSHNKTKTVKDEKLNYLHNTIPTGELNTASHKDKVTTKTLNNALHKDIIKTESNERLDDTNLQLDGENNDAIMKNERAFDSHLLIADISHTYVEDTSRNHETHSNAKELEDDESESLDGSVKCEISDDIDSTFVDEKLVKLAHVVLTPLEDLEAWRKFSKSDTINCRRFSVRNFAKLVNVTSKQLAKCRPYITPYFASGNGISSIKVLELNQMPKTLKHKRRYLTKHLKLSRTYFSLEFWNERNVGLLESCRPVVVKLERMARVVKKVELSNIDEVRRINRTILTAQVAPITIGSNRTIVIDSTKLQAPAPETVQPSNISIDNQKSNDVTTKVIPAYYVNLSSEAEVKEMIKNIVRKGGLAKLPDPVTVVPATDDTDFREKQRSLDRDIREMSLRLAKQRETKAKSQKEMKQPLLNTELKLDPNINCSQEWQRQKSQNLIYFDLRPKAYETDREIQNQTNTKTNVKKKRKKPKTPKENTEVEKEASVIQSENVNDTIKLKSVNVETVSDVINVTKHLESTDSEVTRVSSRKSSESDSEINRLVINLDTTDQDLKRKSLEPPSDVPCKIAKIESNVDTKTNTTNIASDCVIDLCDDSNDKEDSNTIANDPDGLKLLDRETQNTESVSQIKIKIVQNTIEINGDCESTVPEDKNGEILKFLSKVAARIQESNKTAASTPTPLTNNSTVYYVVKSVDKDQQANESPDITPNKITEAICKRTTNMQPLNVNTDVPNDTNVSITEKSSSAYYVVKLPDVQRTSVIPESLSPPMPIIQSVSSLKPKRTKKSRLQPNLRTQLQNFGYDNMYEKQLSSTSVPMRRNNSVPMPITSVTALPRQNDAKIESALWSNTCHPALTACQQIYPVTVTSGNSRSETGNGGIEDRIQMIPIWNIPETNISGVTVMPVILVTPDPSKTSSQAHPNSILNISTNKPKNGPTNDSIS; encoded by the exons atgagaagaaaaaaaaaattaagatataaatcAGAGGACGTAGCTAAGCTAGAAAAGCTAGCAACAGTGTTTTCTAAATATGAAGTACTGTTCAATCCCTCGAAAAATAAGCCAAAAAGTCATCAAATCAAg CTCGCTCAAATAGAAGCATACAAGGAATTGGCCCGAGAACTTAATTTACCAGATATTAGTACATTGAAAGTGCAAATAAAAAACTTGAAGAGTTTCAGCTACCGTAAG ATGCGTCGCATTGTAAGCCGAACGGTGAACCGAGGGTTACACGGACTTCGCGACGCGTTGAGGTTTGTGCCGGAGTGGCTCCAGAAACTCGTCGAACCCTGGAAGTTGTTAGAAAAGGCTTTGAAG GCCGAGTCGGAGAGCGGCTTCCGCAGCGGCAGCGCGGTGCGGCGCGTGGAGCAGCTAGTGTGGGAGCTGCTGCGCTGCGCAGAGCGCGAGGCGGCGCGCGGCCGCTGCGCGCTCACGGCGCGCTCGTCGCTGCGGGCCTTCGCGCACGCCGCGCGCCTCGACCTCGACCAGATACACGCCATCTG GACCCGTTACTACGACCAAGCTGTTCACAAATTAATGGCCTCGATTGATGTAGGTGACTGCTCGGAAAGGCTCGGTACGCTTAAACGTTTCTCGTTGCAAGACTGGCGCGTTATAGACGCCGGCCTACTCTATGACATGCGCCTGCGCGTAGTGCAAGAG caAAGTTTTAACAACGCTTTGACCTTGTACCCCATGATCCAACTCTTCAAACTAATGATTGCGGCTAAAAGAAAAATTGACCAAATAAATGCAGCTAAGCTTAAATCAAATGAGTCCCACACTGGGCGCCAAGAAGGGAAAAGTGGCGCCCGAACTGAGACTAAAGAGTCTActactgttaataataataaggaaaaGAATGGTACACAAACCCATGGAAACGATTCCGAGCATATTGTATCTACGTCCCAACCACGGCTTGCAAGTGAGATTACTGAAGAAGAATTATCAATACCTAAAGGAAAAGCAGACAAAAAAACTCGCAATGAGTACGAAACCGCGGAGATATGGGCACTCGTGCACTCGAATTACACGAATTg CGGTCGGGCGGCGTCAGCGGTGCTGCTACAGAAGCGTTGGTACGAGATGAAGCAGCAGACTCGCGCGCTGCTGTGCGGGGCCACGCCGGTGCCGCTGCTGCTGGCCATGGCCAAGAG gttTCCGTTCATCCTGACAGAGACGTTACCGTCTTGGAAGGAGCTCGTGAGGACTGATCAAGTGTTCTTGGACTGTGACTTAGAACCTTATAAAATG gaactattaaatatagaattggAGATACCTGATATTG ATGAAAATGTTTTACTCGATGATATTAACGATTGGAGTGATGATGAAGtcgaaattattaatgaaaaacgaGAAGTTATAACCGTGTTTGATTCTGACGACGAACAGACGAACACGAcaaatagaaaaacaaatatgGCTGACTTGCCAAGggataataatttcattaaaatagaaGAAAGTGACAGTAGTATTAAAGAATTAGAAAGATTAGATCCAACGAGTgctaaagttaaaataatattcgaagATGACTCAGATTCTGATGTCAATGAATATCTTAATAATTCCGAAGGtatcaacaataaaatatttgcttttaacAGTGCTGAAAATCTCAGGGATCTCAATAGTGGCGTAAATAAAATAGCTCAATTTAGTAAGGAAACTGAAAATAGTTCAAATAATTCAAGAACCAAAGACGCGAGCTCTTCAAGTGAATCTAAGAGCTTAGGTATCGatagatataatattagtagccATAATAAAACTAAGACTGTAAAAGatgaaaaactaaattatttacataatacaattcCAACGGGTGAACTTAACACTGCCTCACACAAAGACAAAGTCACCACCAAAACTCTTAACAATGCATTACACAAAGATATCATCAAAACGGAATCTAATGAACGGTTAGATGACACTAATCTACAATTAGATGGTGAAAATAATGACGCAATCATGAAAAACGAGAGAGCTTTCGATAGTCATCTATTAATTGCTGATATATCGCACACTTATGTTGAAGACACAAGCCGTAATCACGAAACTCACTCGAATGCTAAAGAACTCGAAGACGATGAGAGTGAGTCTCTAGATGGTTCCGTGAAATGTGAGATTAGTGATGATATTGACTCCACATTCGTTG ACGAGAAGCTTGTAAAATTAGCACACGTGGTATTGACGCCGCTCGAAGATCTCGAAGCTTGGAGAAAATTTTCGAAGTCAGATACAATAAACTGCAGACGGTTCAGTGTCAGAAACTTCGCCAAACTCGTAAATGTAACATCAAAGCAGTTGGCGAAATGCCGGCCTTATATTACTcc atatttcGCCTCCGGAAACGGTATCTCGAGCATAAAGGTCTTGGAATTGAATCAAATGCCGAAAACTTTGAAACATAAAAGAAGATATTTAACCAAACACCTGAAGTTGTCTCGGACATATTTCTCGCTGGAATTCTGGAATGAGAGAAATGTTGGATTGCTCGAATCCTGTAGGCCCGTGGTCGTCAAATTGGAAAGGATGGCGAGGGTCGTGAAGAAGGTCGAATTGAGTAATATTGATGAAGTTCGGCGAATCAATAGGACGATTTTGACGGCTCAAGTCGCTCCAATAACGATCGGCAGTAATCGCACAATT gtAATCGATTCTACTAAACTCCAAGCACCGGCACCAGAAACGGTTCAGCCCTCGAATATTTCTATCG ATAATCAAAAATCCAATGACGTAACAACTAAAGTTATTCCAGCATACTATGTGAATCTATCCAGCGAAGCTGAAGTGAAGGAAATGATTAAGAATATTGTg AGGAAAGGCGGGTTGGCTAAATTACCAGATCCAGTTACAGTTGTGCCCGCTACGGACGACACAGACTTTCGAGAAAAACAGAGATCGCTGGACCGAGACATTCGAGAAATGAGCTTGAGGCTGGCGAAG CAACGCGAAACAAAAGCAAAGAGCCAAAAGGAGATGAAACAACCGCTATTAAACACAGAACTCAAGCTCGATCCGAACATAAACTGTTCTCAGGAATGGCAGCGGCAGAAGTCACAAAATCTAATATATTTCGACTTAAGACCCAAAGCTTACGAAACAGATCGAGAAATTCAAAACCAAACAAATACTAAAACTAATGTTAAGAAAAAGCGTAAAAAACCCAAGACACCTAAAGAAAATACAGAAGTTGAAAAAGAAGCAAGTGTGATTCAAAGTGAAAACGTAAATGacacaataaaactaaaaagtGTAAATGTTGAAACTGTGAGTGACGTAATCAATGTTACTAAACATTTAGAAAGTACTGATTCGGAAGTCACGCGTGTGAGTTCTCGTAAATCGTCCGAAAGTGACAGTGAAATCAATAGACTTGTGATTAATTTAGATACAACAGATCAAGATTTAAAAAGGAAATCTCTAGAGCCACCATCAGATGTTCCGTGTAAAATTGCAAAAATCGAATCTAATGTTGATACAAAAACCAATACAACAAATATCGCATCAGATTGCGTGATTGATCTTTGCGATGATAGCAATGATAAAGAAGACAGCAATACAATAGCGAATGATCCCGATGGCTTGAAATTACTAGATAGAGAAACACAAAACACAGAAAGTGTatcgcaaataaaaataaaaatagttcaaaATACAATTGAAATTAATGGCGACTGCGAAAGCACAGTACCAGAAGACAAGAACGGTGAAATACTAAAATTTCTATCGAAAGTCGCCGCGAGGATACAAGAGAGTAACAAAACAGCTGCCTCTACCCCGACTCCACTCACAAATAACTCCACCGTGTATTACGTTGTGAAATCCGTCGATAAAGATCAACAAGCAAATGAATCACCTGATATTACACCAAATAAAATCACAGAAGCAATCTGTAAGAGAACGACAAACATGCAACCATTGAACGTAAACACAGACGTGCCCAATGATACGAATGTGTCAATCACTGAAAAATCGTCCTCGGCATACTATGTAGTAAAATTACCGGATGTTCAGAGGACTTCTGTCATACCGGAGTCCCTGAGCCCCCCGATGCCAATAATACAGAGCGTTTCCTCTCTAAAACCTAAACGAACCAAAAAATCTAGATTACAACCCAATTTGCGGACGCAACTTCAAAATTTTGGATACGACAATATGTATGAAAAGCAATTGTCAAGTACTTCAGTGCCGATGCGAAGAAACAACTCAGTTCCAATGCCAATAACGTCCGTAACGGCTTTGCCGAGGCAGAACGATGCGAAAATAGAATCTGCTCTGTGGTCGAACACGTGTCATCCGGCTTTAACGGCCTGCCAGCAAATCTACCCGGTCACCGTGACCAGTGGGAATTCTAGAAGCGAGACTGGGAACGGAGGAATCGAAGATCGTATTCAAATGATACCAATCTGGAACATTCCTGAGACga ATATCAGTGGCGTCACAGTTATGCCAGTTATATTGGTGACGCCGGATCCTTCAAAGACATCGTCGCAGGCCCATCCAAATTCAATCTTGAATATTTCCACCAATAAGCCGAAAAATGGGCCAACGAATGACTCTATtagctaa